A genomic stretch from Hymenobacter psoromatis includes:
- a CDS encoding NUDIX hydrolase has product MPTKLEPWRTLHSELVFDHRWYQLRRDHVRLPDGQELDDYFVSVRPHVVLTFPLTADDQVVFVRQYKHAAGQILLELPGGVVDAGETSVAGAAARELLEETGYAPPLPPEPLLTVYDNPTKDTNQISFFLARDVRPVAAQHLDPTENIEVVLVPLAEVEGLVLRGDIRVSGSVALCLLALRRLGR; this is encoded by the coding sequence ATGCCAACCAAGCTTGAACCCTGGCGCACGCTGCACTCGGAGCTGGTGTTTGACCACCGCTGGTACCAGCTGCGGCGCGACCACGTGCGCCTGCCCGATGGCCAGGAGCTGGACGACTACTTCGTGAGCGTGCGGCCCCACGTGGTGCTCACGTTTCCGCTCACGGCTGACGACCAGGTGGTTTTCGTGCGCCAATACAAGCACGCCGCCGGCCAGATATTGCTGGAGCTACCCGGCGGCGTGGTCGATGCGGGCGAAACCTCGGTGGCCGGCGCGGCCGCCCGCGAGCTGCTCGAAGAAACCGGCTACGCCCCGCCCCTACCCCCCGAGCCGCTGCTCACCGTGTACGACAATCCCACCAAGGACACCAACCAGATTTCGTTTTTTCTGGCCCGCGACGTGCGCCCGGTGGCCGCGCAGCACCTCGACCCCACCGAGAATATCGAGGTAGTATTGGTGCCGCTGGCCGAGGTCGAAGGGCTGGTTTTGCGGGGCGACATCCGGGTGTCGGGCTCGGTGGCGCTGTGCCTGCTGGCGCTACGCCGGTTGGGGAGGTAG
- a CDS encoding transporter, which translates to MKPDPQAAEQQRTDEREAKERSAPSGKVIYKAILAEGEEELKRPSAALFWSGLAAGLSMGFSMIAEGLLARYLPDAPWRPLVANFGYSLGFLIVILGRQQLFTENTLTPILPLLQNLEWSCLRNVARLWGIVLAANLLGCLALSLVTAHSTVFEPEARAEFAHLGQQALAHGFGTTLLRGIFAGWLIALMVWLLPFAEEGRIWVIIFVTYLVGVAHFSHVIAGSVEVFTLAAMGQTGWGAALGSFTVPALLGNILGGVMLVAALNHAQVTAGQDEQDA; encoded by the coding sequence ATGAAACCAGACCCGCAAGCTGCCGAGCAGCAACGAACTGACGAGCGAGAGGCCAAAGAGCGCAGCGCACCCTCGGGCAAGGTCATTTACAAGGCCATTCTGGCCGAGGGCGAAGAGGAGCTGAAGCGGCCCTCGGCGGCGCTGTTCTGGTCGGGGCTGGCCGCCGGGCTTTCGATGGGCTTTTCGATGATTGCCGAAGGCCTGCTGGCCCGCTACCTGCCCGATGCGCCCTGGCGGCCACTGGTGGCCAACTTTGGCTACAGCCTGGGCTTTCTCATCGTTATTTTGGGCCGGCAGCAGCTGTTTACGGAAAACACACTCACGCCCATCCTGCCGCTGCTGCAAAACCTGGAGTGGAGCTGCCTGCGCAACGTGGCCCGGCTGTGGGGCATCGTGCTGGCGGCCAACCTGCTAGGGTGCCTGGCGCTGAGCCTGGTCACCGCGCATTCTACGGTTTTTGAGCCCGAAGCCAGGGCCGAGTTTGCGCACCTGGGCCAGCAGGCGCTGGCGCACGGCTTCGGCACCACACTGCTGCGCGGCATCTTCGCAGGCTGGCTTATCGCGCTCATGGTGTGGCTGTTGCCATTTGCGGAGGAAGGGCGCATCTGGGTTATCATCTTCGTGACCTACCTCGTGGGGGTGGCGCACTTCAGCCACGTCATTGCCGGCTCGGTGGAGGTGTTTACGCTGGCCGCGATGGGCCAAACGGGCTGGGGCGCGGCGCTGGGTAGCTTCACGGTGCCGGCGCTGCTGGGCAATATTCTGGGCGGCGTGATGCTGGTGGCGGCTCTCAACCACGCGCAGGTGACGGCCGGCCAGGACGAGCAAGACGCGTAG
- a CDS encoding isomerase: protein MTTPIYQVDAFARRPFTGNPAAVCPLAEWLPAETMQLIAAENNLAETAFFVPLTGEEADFHLRWFTPTFEIDLCGHATLATAHVLWQERGYAKSEIVFQSKSGLLKVRREADGRLVLDFPSRPPRALPPAEHPEVLTRALGPGAATPLAVLASRDLVVEFAHADEVLALRPDFAALEGLGYIGLIATAPGSGAVDFVSRFFAPEVGVPEDPVTGSAHSTLIPFWAAKLGKTELFARQESARGGELWCRLRGDRVAIGGYAVTFLRGEAQL from the coding sequence ATGACTACCCCCATTTACCAGGTCGATGCCTTCGCACGCCGGCCCTTCACCGGCAACCCGGCCGCCGTGTGCCCGCTCGCCGAGTGGCTGCCCGCCGAAACCATGCAGCTTATCGCGGCCGAAAACAACCTGGCCGAAACCGCTTTTTTCGTGCCTTTGACCGGCGAGGAAGCCGATTTTCACCTCCGCTGGTTCACGCCCACCTTCGAGATTGACCTCTGCGGCCACGCCACGCTGGCCACGGCCCACGTGCTCTGGCAGGAGCGCGGCTACGCCAAGTCCGAAATCGTTTTTCAAAGCAAAAGCGGCCTGCTGAAAGTGCGCCGCGAGGCCGATGGCCGGCTGGTGCTCGACTTTCCCAGCCGTCCGCCGCGCGCCCTACCCCCCGCCGAGCACCCCGAAGTGCTCACGCGCGCGCTCGGCCCCGGCGCGGCCACGCCGCTGGCCGTGCTGGCCTCGCGCGATTTAGTGGTCGAGTTTGCCCACGCCGACGAAGTGTTGGCCCTGCGGCCCGACTTCGCCGCGCTCGAAGGCCTGGGCTACATTGGCCTCATTGCCACCGCGCCGGGCAGCGGCGCGGTCGATTTCGTGTCGCGCTTTTTCGCGCCCGAGGTGGGCGTGCCCGAAGACCCGGTGACCGGCTCGGCGCACAGCACGCTCATCCCGTTCTGGGCCGCGAAGCTGGGCAAAACCGAGCTGTTTGCCCGCCAGGAATCGGCGCGGGGCGGCGAGCTGTGGTGCCGCCTGCGCGGCGACCGGGTGGCCATTGGCGGCTACGCGGTCACGTTTTTGCGCGGCGAGGCGCAGCTGTGA
- a CDS encoding crossover junction endodeoxyribonuclease RuvC, whose translation MGIDPGTQIMGYAVIEVRGQHVKVLQYDVINMKALGTNHAVKLKRIFTRMLELIDEFLPDELAIEAPFYGVNVQSMLKLGRAQGVAIAAALSRDIPFVEYAPTKVKQAVTGSGSADKEQVARMLRQTLVLPPIEEAPKFLDATDALAVALCHHYQQGNNVKAGSKSWGKFLEDNPARALATTGAPRKPTPRRAS comes from the coding sequence ATGGGCATCGACCCCGGCACCCAGATTATGGGCTACGCCGTTATTGAGGTGCGCGGGCAGCACGTGAAGGTGCTGCAATACGACGTTATCAATATGAAGGCCCTGGGTACGAATCACGCCGTAAAGCTAAAGCGGATTTTCACCCGGATGCTGGAGCTGATTGACGAGTTTCTACCCGATGAACTGGCCATTGAGGCCCCCTTCTACGGCGTGAACGTGCAGAGTATGCTCAAGCTGGGCCGGGCGCAGGGGGTAGCGATTGCCGCCGCGTTGTCGCGCGATATTCCGTTTGTGGAATACGCGCCCACTAAGGTCAAGCAGGCCGTCACCGGCTCGGGCTCGGCCGATAAGGAGCAGGTGGCCCGCATGCTGCGCCAAACCTTGGTGCTGCCGCCCATCGAGGAAGCGCCCAAGTTTTTGGACGCCACCGATGCGCTGGCCGTGGCCCTGTGCCACCACTACCAGCAGGGCAACAACGTGAAGGCCGGCTCTAAAAGCTGGGGCAAGTTTCTGGAAGATAACCCTGCCCGCGCCCTGGCCACCACCGGTGCCCCGCGCAAGCCTACCCCCCGCCGGGCCAGCTAG